A stretch of Bifidobacteriaceae bacterium DNA encodes these proteins:
- a CDS encoding DUF5682 family protein: MTAAPQRAVPSTAGPPPSTGRTGLAGVPPRLERAFALLAELQGAGVHFVPIRHHSPACAAAARALIETVKPDAVLIEGPAQFNALLPLLTSPATEPPVAILTLAVRAGDQRSGLFYPLADFSPEWVALREASALGARVAFIDRQPEPDWAGLGDGDGFGDGHGDAGVALLRGERYFAESQTLAELARREHCRDHDELWDHLFELRGPEADWPELLRDVFAWSALARLDYEPEVLEAEGSAAREEVMAGHIRRWRGSVTGPIVVVTGAFHTLALVESLGPGLAGAHSAELTVRQAEAAGEAWLIRYSLDQLASQTGYGAGISSPGYRQRQWDAPAGGERLAAECLASVAQRVAEARTSESISVAQVMEATLHAERLAALRGHRRPGRADLLDACTSCFAAGDPGAALRRAVQEVFGGDKQGRVPPEAPAPPLVAEARAAAKALRFDLSAPSPRTTTLDVRGSARGRRRSRFLWLMAFLDVGFARRLSGPDYVAGVSLARAREQWEYTWTPMVEAALASLAREGATLADAARRRLRAQLGPAPATPDGQSGGLGFWDAPAGPGEDGAGRRALGGGMAGSGLAGGEARPSAGAVAEVVAQAALIGLENDLAPLEELLERVIDQDSDLGSVLAAARRLMGLCRAAELLDLAEPERLEALAARAVPQLVYLLSQLGSAREDREAEAVEALVGVHELVGKLEDQRLAELLRGAFARLRAAQDVGPGLLGALMALGVTEGAVADAALAGKLRGLFAPGSDPALAMRFFQGLMRAAPDLVLHTPELFQVVDQALDALDERDFLGFLPELRGAFARLRPRETAALAARVAAGPGGAGGWGLGQEAADVTEADLALGTAVELMLRHELAADGLTDWAGQ; the protein is encoded by the coding sequence ATGACGGCGGCTCCTCAGCGCGCGGTGCCGTCGACGGCGGGCCCGCCGCCGTCGACGGGGCGGACCGGATTGGCGGGCGTCCCGCCGCGCCTGGAACGGGCTTTTGCCCTGTTGGCGGAGCTTCAGGGCGCGGGCGTTCACTTTGTGCCCATCCGCCACCATTCCCCGGCGTGTGCCGCCGCGGCCAGGGCTTTGATCGAGACGGTGAAGCCAGACGCGGTTTTGATCGAGGGCCCCGCCCAGTTCAACGCGTTGCTGCCGCTGCTGACCAGCCCGGCGACCGAGCCGCCGGTGGCCATCTTGACCCTGGCCGTGCGGGCCGGGGACCAACGGTCGGGGCTGTTCTACCCTCTGGCTGACTTCTCCCCGGAATGGGTGGCGCTGCGCGAGGCGTCCGCCCTCGGCGCGCGGGTGGCCTTCATAGACCGCCAGCCGGAGCCTGATTGGGCCGGGCTCGGGGATGGTGACGGATTTGGGGATGGTCACGGCGACGCGGGCGTAGCCCTTCTTCGGGGCGAGCGCTACTTCGCAGAAAGCCAAACCTTGGCCGAATTGGCGCGGCGCGAGCACTGCCGCGACCACGACGAGCTCTGGGACCACCTGTTTGAGTTGCGCGGCCCGGAGGCTGATTGGCCGGAGCTGCTGCGGGATGTGTTCGCGTGGAGCGCCCTGGCCCGGCTGGATTATGAGCCGGAGGTGTTAGAGGCGGAAGGCTCGGCCGCGCGGGAGGAGGTCATGGCGGGACACATCCGCCGCTGGCGGGGGTCGGTCACCGGCCCGATTGTGGTTGTGACCGGCGCGTTCCACACCCTCGCTCTGGTCGAGTCCCTGGGGCCGGGGCTCGCCGGGGCTCACTCGGCCGAGTTGACCGTCCGCCAAGCTGAGGCGGCCGGCGAGGCGTGGTTGATCAGGTACAGCCTGGATCAACTGGCCTCGCAGACTGGGTATGGCGCGGGCATTTCCTCGCCCGGCTACCGCCAGCGCCAGTGGGACGCGCCCGCGGGCGGCGAGCGCTTGGCCGCCGAATGCCTGGCGAGCGTGGCCCAGCGCGTCGCCGAGGCCCGGACCAGCGAGTCGATCAGCGTGGCCCAGGTGATGGAGGCCACCTTGCACGCCGAGCGTCTGGCCGCCTTGCGCGGCCACCGGCGGCCCGGGAGGGCCGACCTGCTGGACGCCTGCACCTCCTGCTTCGCCGCTGGCGACCCGGGCGCGGCTCTTCGGCGCGCCGTCCAAGAGGTGTTCGGCGGGGACAAACAAGGCCGGGTGCCGCCTGAGGCGCCGGCCCCGCCGTTGGTGGCGGAAGCCCGCGCAGCGGCCAAGGCTCTGCGCTTCGACCTCAGCGCGCCGAGCCCCCGCACCACCACCTTGGATGTGCGGGGATCCGCCCGCGGGCGGCGCCGCAGCCGGTTCCTCTGGCTCATGGCTTTCCTCGACGTTGGCTTCGCCCGGCGCCTGTCCGGCCCCGACTACGTGGCCGGCGTCTCGCTCGCCCGCGCCCGCGAGCAGTGGGAATACACGTGGACGCCAATGGTGGAAGCGGCCTTGGCCAGTTTGGCGCGGGAGGGTGCCACTTTGGCCGACGCCGCCCGGCGTCGCCTTCGCGCCCAACTTGGGCCCGCGCCCGCCACGCCGGACGGCCAGTCCGGCGGACTGGGGTTCTGGGACGCCCCCGCAGGACCCGGCGAAGACGGGGCCGGGCGGCGGGCGCTCGGTGGCGGGATGGCAGGATCGGGGTTGGCAGGCGGCGAGGCGCGGCCCTCGGCGGGCGCGGTCGCGGAGGTGGTGGCGCAGGCTGCCCTGATCGGCTTGGAGAACGATCTCGCGCCGCTTGAGGAATTGCTGGAACGGGTGATCGACCAGGATTCGGACTTGGGCTCGGTGTTGGCGGCCGCGCGGCGGTTGATGGGGCTGTGCCGGGCGGCTGAACTGCTCGACTTGGCGGAACCGGAGCGGCTGGAGGCCCTGGCGGCCCGTGCCGTGCCCCAGCTGGTGTACCTGTTGTCGCAGCTGGGTTCTGCGCGGGAGGACCGGGAAGCGGAAGCGGTGGAGGCGCTGGTCGGCGTCCACGAATTGGTGGGAAAGCTGGAAGACCAGAGGCTTGCCGAGTTGCTGCGCGGGGCCTTCGCGCGGCTGCGGGCCGCGCAAGACGTTGGCCCCGGCCTGTTGGGCGCCCTGATGGCGCTTGGGGTGACGGAGGGAGCGGTGGCAGACGCCGCGTTGGCGGGGAAGCTGCGTGGGCTGTTCGCGCCCGGATCCGACCCGGCCTTGGCCATGCGGTTCTTCCAAGGGCTGATGCGGGCCGCGCCGGACCTGGTGTTGCACACGCCGGAATTGTTCCAAGTGGTGGACCAGGCGCTGGACGCCCTTGACGAGCGCGATTTCTTGGGCTTCTTGCCGGAACTGCGGGGCGCGTTCGCCCGGCTGCGCCCCCGTGAAACCGCCGCGCTGGCGGCTCGGGTGGCGGCGGGACCGGGCGGGGCCGGCGGGTGGGGCCTTGGGCAAGAGGCGGCCGACGTGACGGAAGCGGACTTGGCGCTGGGGACGGCCGTCGAACTGATGCTGCGCCACGAACTAGCGGCTGACGGGCTGACGGATTGGGCGGGGCAATGA
- a CDS encoding VWA domain-containing protein, with the protein MSARRWRLVLGRYADRALPAGGALNPADLELDGVLAYLFDKEYTERGHRLSGHEKGDGGGRDPSALTAISWLERTRRLFPKSAFERLQAQAVERYGMTELLADPATAASLEPSPALGAALLAVRGRLDAKLEEGLRTVIARVAEEIAARLKTRFAAALSGRRNRFARSPRARAADLDWRATIQANLAHYDVERRRLLVDQLRFNARSRRELEWDVILCLDQSGSMASSVLYGAVCASILAALPGIAVRLVVFDTSVVDLTAQAADPVGVLMTVQLGGGTDIARAVRYCETLVRTPKRTVLVLISDFEEGGSVSGLLAAVSRLRGAGVVLLGLGALDDQAEASFDPHVGRLLAERGMEIAALTPDRLADWLAEVIG; encoded by the coding sequence ATGAGCGCGAGGCGGTGGCGGCTGGTGCTGGGACGCTACGCGGATCGGGCGTTGCCGGCAGGCGGCGCCCTGAACCCGGCTGACCTTGAGCTTGACGGCGTTTTGGCGTACCTCTTCGACAAGGAATACACCGAGCGGGGACACCGGCTAAGCGGGCACGAAAAAGGCGACGGCGGCGGCCGCGACCCCAGTGCGTTGACGGCCATCTCGTGGCTGGAACGGACCCGGCGGCTCTTCCCGAAGTCCGCGTTCGAGCGGCTGCAGGCCCAGGCGGTGGAACGGTACGGCATGACGGAGTTGCTGGCAGACCCCGCGACGGCGGCTTCGTTGGAGCCGAGCCCGGCGCTGGGCGCCGCGCTGCTGGCGGTGCGGGGGCGTTTGGACGCGAAGCTCGAAGAGGGGCTGCGGACGGTTATCGCCAGGGTGGCCGAGGAAATCGCCGCGCGTTTGAAGACGCGGTTCGCGGCGGCTCTCAGCGGGCGCCGGAATCGGTTCGCCCGCTCGCCCAGGGCGCGCGCCGCCGATTTGGATTGGCGGGCCACCATCCAGGCCAACCTGGCGCATTACGACGTGGAACGGCGGCGGCTCCTGGTGGACCAACTGCGTTTCAACGCCCGGTCGCGGCGGGAACTCGAGTGGGACGTGATTCTCTGTCTGGACCAGAGCGGGTCGATGGCGTCATCGGTGCTGTACGGTGCGGTGTGCGCGTCGATCCTCGCGGCGCTGCCGGGGATCGCCGTCCGGCTGGTGGTGTTCGACACCTCCGTGGTGGACTTGACTGCTCAGGCGGCCGACCCGGTGGGAGTGCTCATGACCGTTCAACTGGGCGGCGGCACGGACATCGCCCGGGCGGTGCGCTACTGCGAGACCCTGGTGCGCACCCCGAAGCGAACCGTGTTGGTGCTGATCAGCGATTTCGAAGAGGGCGGCTCCGTGTCGGGGTTGCTGGCGGCGGTGAGCAGACTGCGCGGGGCCGGCGTGGTGCTGCTGGGTTTGGGGGCGTTGGACGATCAGGCGGAGGCCTCCTTCGATCCCCACGTTGGCCGGCTCCTGGCCGAACGCGGCATGGAAATAGCGGCGCTGACCCCAGACCGGTTGGCGGATTGGCTGGCGGAGGTGATCGGGTGA